GTAGTGGACTGCAACCGCCAGGTTGCATTTCAAAAAGTTCGACTTCTGTTTTTTCCAAGTTAGACATTTGGTTTAATTTTCTCCTCTTAGTCTTTGTGCAGCAGTTTTCTGTTTTTTCAGGCAGGCATTTATAATGGCGGATGTTCATGACTGGTCCCAGCATCATATGTGTATTTTTGAGATATATCTAATAAACATTTAATACCTAAAACTCAGCCATTAAACAAGGAACAAAATGCCCAAAAACAACCAGACTGAAAACATAGACGAGTTAATCAGCGACTTCAGTCGCTTCTACATACTCACAATACTCTACGAAGGACCCGCCCACGGCTACAGCATAATCAGCCAATTCAAAAAAAGAGTCAAAAAAGAAATCAGCCCGAGCCTAGTCTACCCCTTCCTGCAACAACTAGAAGAAAAAGGCTCAGTCAAACACACCATCAAGCCAGTGGGCGAGAAAGAACGCAAAATTTTTGAGTTAACCTACGAGGGCAGGGAACTCTGCACGACGTTGTTCAAGCGTTTTGCTGAACTTGTATCCATCGCTATCACGCCAAGTTTGGACGTGTGTGCCCACTGCGGCTGCAAAGTCTATGAAGGCGCCTACCGAGAAGCCATTGATGGCAAAGAAATGGCGTTCTGTTGCATGCACTGCGCCCGCTCATACAAAGAAATAAAAAAGGTAGCTAAACAAGCAAGGCATTAAAAACTCAAAAATTATTTTTTGCGTCACGAGTAGTGTACGCGTTTAGGGTTGATTTTTTCGGGATTTAATTAATTTAACCTCTGCAAGGATTCTGCTCAAAATTTCTT
The Candidatus Bathyarchaeota archaeon genome window above contains:
- a CDS encoding helix-turn-helix transcriptional regulator — encoded protein: MPKNNQTENIDELISDFSRFYILTILYEGPAHGYSIISQFKKRVKKEISPSLVYPFLQQLEEKGSVKHTIKPVGEKERKIFELTYEGRELCTTLFKRFAELVSIAITPSLDVCAHCGCKVYEGAYREAIDGKEMAFCCMHCARSYKEIKKVAKQARH